A genome region from Syntrophaceae bacterium includes the following:
- a CDS encoding flagellar biosynthetic protein FliO, which translates to MSTFEFLASLVKMISALAVVLGVMLAGLWAVRKLMQRTGAKVDDGRMIRVLSTRHLGPKSSILLLDVLGSVIVVGVSGDRMTLLTTITDEDALERLRSARPGEAEPQPFLDPVALYRRKLKTLSLLGGQGETK; encoded by the coding sequence ATGAGCACATTCGAGTTCCTGGCGTCGCTCGTGAAGATGATCTCGGCCCTGGCCGTCGTGCTCGGGGTCATGCTGGCCGGGCTCTGGGCGGTCCGGAAGCTGATGCAGAGGACGGGTGCGAAGGTCGACGACGGCCGGATGATCCGGGTCCTCTCCACCCGCCACCTGGGCCCGAAGTCGAGCATCCTGCTGCTCGACGTGCTGGGAAGCGTGATCGTCGTTGGTGTCTCCGGCGACCGGATGACCCTGCTGACCACCATCACCGACGAGGATGCCCTCGAGCGTCTCCGGTCGGCGCGCCCCGGGGAGGCCGAACCGCAGCCGTTTCTGGACCCGGTGGCCCTGTACCGGCGCAAGCTCAAGACCCTGAGCCTCCTGGGCGGGCAGGGTGAAACGAAATGA